The following DNA comes from Rhodopseudomonas boonkerdii.
CCGTCGGCACCAAGGTCGTGATCCGGCAGAAGCCCGAAATCTGAGGTGGCGTTCGCCACGACGACTCTCTGCATCACATAACGCCATCAATCGGGGGCTGAATTCTCATGGCGATGAAGCGCACTTTCGTGACCGGCCTTGCCATCGGCCTCGCGGTCGCCACCGCCGTGGCCGCCGCCGCCATCACCTATGAACGCTACGACACCAAGACGCTGAAGCGCACCATCAAGCGCGACGCCGTGCTGTGCGGCGTCAATCAGGGTCTGCCGGGCTTCTCGGCGCCGGATGCGCAGGGCAACTGGAGCGGGTTCGACGTCGATTTCTGCCGCGCCGTCGCCGCCGCCATCTTCGACGATCCGAAGAAGGTGAAGTTCGTCGGCCTCGATGCCAGTGAGCGTTTCAAGGAATTACAAAGCCGCAAGATCGACATCCTCGCCCGCAACACCACCTGGAGCATGTCGCGCGAAAGCAATCTGGCGCTCTATTTCCCCGCTGTCTCCTATTATGACGGCCAGAGCTTCATGGTGCCCAAAACGCGCAACATCGACTCCGCGCTCGAGCTCGACGGCAGCAAGGTCTGTGTTCAGGACGGCACCACAACCGTGCTGAATGCAGCGGACTATTTCCGCGCCAACAACATGAAATATACGGAAGTGAAGCTCCCGAAGCTCGATGACGTGCTGAAGGCCTACAACTCCGGCCAGTGCGATACCTTTACTGCGGACGCCTCGCAGCTCTACGCGTTGCGCCTGACGCTGGCGAAGCCGGACGATCACGTCATACTGCCCGATGTCATCTCGAAAGAACCGCTGGCACCGGTCGTCCGCCAGCGCGACGATGACTGGATGATGATCGTGAAATGGACGCTCTATGCGATGATCAATGCCGAGGAACTCGGCATCACCTCCAAGAATATCGACGAGGCGCTGAAATCGAAGAAGCCCGACGTGATGCGGCTGGTCGGCACCGAGGGTGCCTATGGCGAGGATCTCGGCCTGTCAAAGGACTGGGCCGCGCGCATCATCCGCCATGTCGGCAATTACGG
Coding sequences within:
- a CDS encoding amino acid ABC transporter substrate-binding protein, which gives rise to MKRTFVTGLAIGLAVATAVAAAAITYERYDTKTLKRTIKRDAVLCGVNQGLPGFSAPDAQGNWSGFDVDFCRAVAAAIFDDPKKVKFVGLDASERFKELQSRKIDILARNTTWSMSRESNLALYFPAVSYYDGQSFMVPKTRNIDSALELDGSKVCVQDGTTTVLNAADYFRANNMKYTEVKLPKLDDVLKAYNSGQCDTFTADASQLYALRLTLAKPDDHVILPDVISKEPLAPVVRQRDDDWMMIVKWTLYAMINAEELGITSKNIDEALKSKKPDVMRLVGTEGAYGEDLGLSKDWAARIIRHVGNYGEVYERNVGDGSKLKIPRGLNQIWSAGGIQYAPPIR